One Torulaspora globosa chromosome 5, complete sequence DNA window includes the following coding sequences:
- the MHP1 gene encoding Mhp1p (ancestral locus Anc_5.259) — translation MKSMQDPQKLLKEHQVGSLDVDWLIGARNLDTNQPAVVEGSLSRPLRSRSGSIESGDPLSDIPIAKIVKGDQVDNRKTHRNSSAVTELSAASGINAATGSSELRRTKSLSSATGSNYASGPRPRGASISESEFRQQSHNGERRMGFFKSLFSRKNKSKNESLPVTGNNNTKLSNRPFSRRSSTVEVVDSRLPFLKEDEDGDQGAPLARSKTASTVLDEHSSHYHRHDSQSGCACRDDVTSAKMNAEGNDGRDPRLMEFLEYYKSKGYSVAAFNERSSISRNNQNGFLSRSKTASFSIDDNLAEIKEEKPKAKKYDAKGRPIPPHPKRSKLPPALKTTREKPRSNSGSDSDSDSASSSTTTPSSSHKFGAFLKKVTSYGGTNVSSADTTREELSSERRESTAEKKTGFFDPGRAEVVPGLECMKALKHVSFATSTYFNDPPQQICSKHPRQGEVEVKPDGSVVIHRLTPEERRKVMENASSGVVVGGTGQLRLLVEQDDDVRQSNDVRKQEQMAPRASSPSSSEPDREMQGRKDEPLATETVASSQVGELRRTSTNNEEEVKVSNIASRVKIDKPMVSRRATGTNSQTSLSSMISQESVVSEETLPPRDAKLPHDVVYTRCCHLREILPIPATMKQLKKGSTDPIPLLQLRNPRPSMVEIWSFSDFLSIAPVLCLSLDGVTLSVDMFRVILSALVNKKGFEKLSLRNTSLDHEGWKILCYYVSKATSLTALDLTMVPIIKTNVQKPSKSSLKNNIIRMECDLQSRKEMNWNLLAASIAKRGGLEEIIISGAQMPQDQFENFIEVACIATQRLGLAYNCLTKEQCDMLAKWILQSNVTGLDVGFNDLKGKLSAFSNAVLDKIRNKGEKNVLKYISLNCTGLEVGSGNTSDNNEVLRLLSVLCYCENLKFLDLSNNPKMFPNCLSTLVKCLPVFVNLVRLHLDYEGLESTAVVMLAEMFPLCTRLNYLSMLGTKFDLASCKALAEAVRKSSSLITLDIDYACMPPSIKEKLSLYTMRNVESELNKVKTNNGKPSNPKCLDVGDNLSNLQEELSILLTDSFKDGKSYDKLVEGYIEKVTAARKKIKKVVKDLFDIRVKGQLSTEGKETLIRLCFIDASFEKGIKLLQERHLASGVRKDDKEFANKSAHILPDMCEADQFIKSRYLEPSDASLVPTSTVLYSSAFNQSGHSALLPFGRPDVEDFNPRADDTVELRDEDEGSSRKVSYQTQEEGKVFRKSDLMMKNVERFASEDGLPIDKDLLGRAAESLDSDQIKDLLLKTNVSTVVDVIDELHNQGYHLHDIFKKHDGAHDGAHEKLVALSPQPSPADGTGATDRQSSGAHQDLIESPEPETHKDEKEAIDAAYDQVLDSIQKERKSE, via the coding sequence ATGAAGAGCATGCAGGACCCTCAGAAACTGTTAAAAGAGCACCAGGTTGGAAGTTTGGATGTCGATTGGTTGATTGGAGCAAGAAATTTGGATACCAACCAACCTGCAGTTGTGGAGGGGTCGCTGAGCAGGCCGCTACGATCCCGGTCGGGCTCGATAGAGAGCGGAGATCCTCTCAGCGACATCCCGATCGCAAAAATTGTTAAAGGTGATCAAGTAGACAACAGGAAGACGCATCGGAACTCATCAGCAGTTACTGAACTTTCAGCGGCCAGTGGCATTAATGCCGCCACAGGCTCTTCTGAattgagaagaacaaagtCGCTGTCTTCAGCGACTGGGAGCAATTATGCAAGTGGGCCGCGTCCGAGAGGTGCGTCAATCTCTGAATCAGAGTTCAGGCAGCAGTCACACAATGGCGAAAGGAGAATGGggttcttcaagagcttaTTTAGCAGAAAGAACAAATCGAAGAACGAATCGTTACCAGTTACTGGAAATAATAACACAAAGCTGTCGAACAGGCCTTTTAGCAGAAGATCCAGTACAGTTGAAGTAGTTGACTCTCGGCTACCTTTCCTAAAAGAGGATGAGGACGGTGATCAAGGCGCTCCTCTTGCAAGGTCAAAGACAGCATCTACAGTTTTGGATGAACATAGCAGTCATTATCATCGTCATGATTCCCAGTCTGGCTGTGCGTGCAGAGATGATGTGACCAGTGCTAAGATGAATGCCGAAGGCAATGATGGCAGAGATCCGCGTCTCATGGAATTTCTGGAATATTATAAGTCAAAGGGTTACTCAGTGGCCGCATTCAACGAAAGGAGCTCGATATCAAGAAATAATCAGAACGGATTTTTGAGTCGATCTAAGACTGCTTCGTTCTCTATAGACGATAATCTTGCTGAAATTAAGGAGGAGAAACCCAAAGCTAAGAAATACGATGCTAAGGGAAGACCAATCCCGCCGCATCCTAAAAGATCAAAGTTACCGCCAGCTCTCAAGACCACTCGAGAGAAGCCCCGATCTAATTCTGGCTCAGATTCAGATTCAGATTCTGCATCCTCTTCCACTACAACCCCTTCATCATCTCATAAATTTGGTGCTTTTCTGAAGAAAGTCACTTCCTATGGTGGAACTAACGTGAGTAGTGCTGACACGACCAGGGAAGAATTGTCTTCCGAACGTAGAGAAAGTACGGCAGAGAAAAAAACAGGGTTTTTTGATCCCGGCCGTGCTGAAGTTGTTCCAGGTTTGGAGTGCatgaaggctttgaagcaTGTTTCCTTTGCTACTAGCACCTACTTCAATGACCCCCCTCAGCAAATTTGCAGTAAGCACCCTCGCCAAGGTGAAGTGGAGGTGAAACCCGATGGTTCTGTTGTGATCCATAGGCTGACACCTGAGGAAAGGAGAAAGGTTATGGAAAACGCAAGCTCCGGTGTCGTGGTTGGCGGGACTGGACAATTGAGACTTTTAGTTGAgcaagatgatgatgtaAGACAAAGCAATGATGTAAGGAAACAAGAACAGATGGCACCCAGAGCCAGTTCTCCGAGTAGCTCGGAACCTGACCGAGAGATGCAGGGAAGAAAAGACGAACCGCTCGCAACTGAGACAGTGGCGAGTTCACAGGTCGGTGAGCTTAGACGAACGTCAACAAAcaatgaagaggaagtCAAAGTGAGTAACATCGCTAGTCGGGTCAAGATTGATAAGCCAATGGTGAGTAGGCGTGCGACGGGCACAAATTCCCAAACATCTCTTTCCTCCATGATTTCTCAAGAATCTGTCGTAAGCGAAGAGACACTTCCACCAAGGGACGCAAAACTTCCACATGATGTCGTTTATACTCGTTGCTGTCATCTGAGAGAAATTTTGCCAATTCCTGCTACCatgaagcaattgaagaaaggctCGACTGATCCCATCCCACTTTTGCAGTTGCGAAATCCAAGGCCTTCAATGGTTGAGATTTGGTCCTTCAGTGACTTTCTTAGTATTGCCCCTGTTTTGTGCCTTTCGTTAGATGGTGTCACTTTAAGCGTCGATATGTTCAGAGTAATTTTAAGTGCTCTGGTGAACAAAAAGGGATTCGAAAAGCTATCTCTTAGAAATACTTCTTTGGACCACGAGGGATGGAAAATTTTATGTTACTACGTTTCGAAAGCTACATCATTGACCGCTCTGGACTTGACTATGGTGCCTATTATAAAGACCAATGTCCAAAAACCTTCCAAATCGTCCTTAAAGAATAACATTATTAGGATGGAATGCgatcttcaaagtcgaAAAGAAATGAATTGGAACCTTCTTGCTGCGTCCATTGCTAAGAGAGGCGGgcttgaagagatcatcatATCTGGAGCTCAAATGCCACAGGATCAGTTTGAGAATTTCATAGAAGTTGCATGTATTGCCACGCAGAGGCTGGGACTTGCATACAATTGCTTGACTAAGGAGCAGTGTGATATGTTGGCTAAATGGATTCTCCAGTCGAATGTCACTGGCTTAGATGTCGGGTTCAATGATTTGAAAGGAAAATTATCCGCTTTCAGTAACGCTGTTCTGGATAAAATACGCAACAAAGGTGAGAAGAACGTATTGAAGTACATTTCTTTGAACTGCACTGGGTTGGAAGTGGGATCCGGTAACACCAGTGACAATAATGAGGTGTTAAGGCTGTTAAGTGTTCTATGCTATTGTGAGAACCTCAAGTTTTTAGACCTATCCAACAATCCTAAAATGTTTCCGAATTGCTTGAGTACATTGGTAAAATGTTTACCCGTTTTCGTCAACCTCGTTCGTTTGCATCTCGATTACGAAGGATTGGAATCTACCGCGGTAGTCATGTTGGCGGAAATGTTTCCGCTTTGCACAAGGCTGAACTATCTCTCCATGTTAGGGACCAAATTCGATTTAGCCTCTTGCAAGGCATTAGCGGAAGCAGTTCGCAAAAGTTCATCATTGATCACCCTGGACATCGATTATGCTTGCATGCCTCCCAGTATCAAAGAGAAGCTTTCGCTTTACACAATGAGAAATGTGGAGAGTGAACTGAATAAAGTGAAAACAAACAACGGTAAGCCTAGCAATCCTAAATGCCTTGACGTTGGAGACAACCTATCCAACTTGCAAGAGGAATTGTCTATTCTATTGACCGACAGTTTCAAGGATGGAAAATCCTACGACAAGTTAGTCGAGGGCTATATCGAAAAAGTGACTGCTGcaagaaaaaagatcaagaaggtgGTGAAAGACCTTTTTGATATCAGAGTTAAAGGTCAGTTGAGTACAGAGGGCAAAGAAACATTAATCAGACTATGCTTCATAGACGCAAGTTTCGAGAAAGGTATCAAATTATTGCAGGAAAGGCATTTGGCATCTGGCGTCCGAAAGGATGATAAAGAATTTGCTAACAAGAGCGCGCACATACTTCCAGATATGTGTGAAGCAGATCAGTTCATTAAGAGCAGATATTTAGAGCCTTCAGATGCCTCGTTGGTACCAACGTCGACAGTACTTTACTCGTCAGCATTCAATCAAAGTGGTCATTCTGCCCTGCTTCCCTTTGGTAGACCTGACGTCGAGGACTTTAACCCGCGTGCTGATGACACGGTGGAACTTCGTGATGAGGACGAGGGTTCTTCACGTAAAGTATCATATCAAacacaagaagaagggaAAGTGTTTAGAAAGTCCGacttgatgatgaaaaacGTGGAGAGATTTGCAAGCGAGGACGGGCTCCCAATTGACAAAGACCTGTTGGGCCGCGCAGCAGAATCTCTTGACAGTGACCAAATCAAGGACCTTCTTCTCAAGACAAATGTCTCCACAGTTGTGGACGttatcgatgagctgcatAACCAGGGCTATCATCTTCATGAcattttcaagaaacatGACGGGGCTCACGACGGGGCTCACGAAAAGCTCGTGGCATTATCACCGCAACCTTCTCCTGCGGATGGGACTGGCGCTACCGACAGGCAGTCCTCGGGCGCGCATCAAGACCTGATAGAATCGCCAGAACCTGAGACTCATAAGGACGAAAAAGAAGCGATCGACGCCGCATATGATCAGGTCCTAGACAGCAtacagaaagaaagaaaaagcGAGTGA
- the DBR1 gene encoding RNA lariat debranching enzyme (ancestral locus Anc_5.254) encodes MRIAVQGCCHGDLNQVFSKVAQIHERNAIDLLLILGDFQSIRDKNDFQSISIPKKYQKIGDFKEYYDNDDLKPPVLTLFIGGNHEAMRHLMLLPHGGYVSRDIYYMGYSNVLWYRGVRIGSLSGIWKQWDFNRERMSWKSIEESHAWLSKVRELYHVRNSDMLPLFMMDGEERLDIMLSHDWPDGVVYHGDIRGLLRRKPFFERDVQMRRLGNPKSWQLLRQLKPKWWLSAHLHVRYEAIINHNKRKKNDDELELDLSSEDDRQEATTRFLALDKCLPRRNWLEIIEVEQDTSHPSYQDRDTLYWDPEFISNLQRIAAGDKVSKPVAKSRDEGTDHSQYAIPQYTAGIQRREQEQTANFIKRFLSNI; translated from the coding sequence ATGAGAATAGCGGTTCAGGGCTGCTGTCATGGTGACTTGAATCAAGTTTTCAGTAAAGTGGCACAAATTCATGAGCGAAATGCCATTGATCTTCTGTTAATTCTCGGTGACTTCCAAAGTATTCGTGATAAGAACGACTTTCAATCCATCAGCATACCTAAGAAGTACCAGAAGATTGgagatttcaaagaatATTATGATAATGATGACTTGAAGCCTCCGGTGCTTACTCTATTCATTGGCGGAAACCATGAAGCCATGAGACATCTCATGCTTCTGCCCCACGGTGGTTATGTGTCTAGAGATATATATTACATGGGTTACTCGAACGTTCTATGGTACCGTGGCGTTAGAATTGGCTCACTTAGTGGCATCTGGAAGCAGTGGGACTTTAACAGAGAAAGGATGAGTTGGAAATCCATCGAAGAATCGCATGCTTGGCTATCCAAAGTTCGCGAATTGTACCATGTAAGGAATTCCGACATGCTGCCACTGTTCATGATGGATGGAGAGGAAAGGCTGGATATCATGCTCAGTCATGATTGGCCAGACGGCGTGGTATATCATGGTGATATACGTGGTCTGTTGAGAAGGAAGcctttctttgagagagACGTTCAGATGAGACGACTTGGAAATCCCAAGAGCTGGCAATTGCTGAGACAGCTGAAGCCCAAATGGTGGCTGAGTGCTCATCTGCATGTTCGCTATGAAGCTATCATCAACCATAACAAGCGGAAGAAGAACGACGACGAACTGGAATTGGATTTGTCCAGTGAAGACGATCGGCAAGAGGCCACCACTAGGTTCCTAGCGCTCGACAAATGTCTTCCGAGGAGAAATTGGCTTGAAATAATCGAGGTCGAACAGGATACCTCACATCCTTCCTACCAAGACAGAGACACGCTGTATTGGGATCCTGAATTCATCTCGAACCTGCAGAGGATAGCCGCGGGGGACAAGGTGTCGAAGCCAGTAGCCAAGAGCAGAGACGAGGGCACCGACCATTCTCAGTACGCAATACCGCAGTACACGGCAGGGATCCAGAGACGGGAGCAAGAACAGACAGCGaacttcatcaaaagaTTTCTGTCGAATATATAA
- the NNR2 gene encoding NADHX dehydratase (ancestral locus Anc_5.256) has protein sequence MSMLSKLTHRELIQLAQKRCITPLSPKFHKGQNGRVCIVGGCEDYTGAPYFSANATALIGCDMTHVICERDAAPVIKSYSPNLMVHPYLRTGQLGEMSKIKSLVSRVHVLVIGPGLGRDDGMLGSVKEIIRTVLDDHKGQIPIVIDADGLYLISHDQETREMLARFPRGRVIITPNVVEFKRIKDAVGGDSGSLEAGAYVASKLQCIVVEKGGEDKIFSPEPAPGAADGRSWLVNSVEGSNKRVGGQGDTLTGIIACMLAFSRARYDFKLCGDDAEKCDPRMEWLDYAMLSCYVGSTVTRECAKLAYKAKKRAMQTMDMNDRVGEVYDKLFG, from the coding sequence ATGTCTATGTTAAGCAAGCTAACTCATCGCGAGTTGATCCAACTGGCGCAGAAGAGATGTATAACGCCTCTGTCGCCGAAATTTCACAAGGGCCAGAACGGCAGGGTGTGTATCGTTGGAGGGTGTGAAGACTACACGGGGGCGCCCTACTTCAGCGCCAACGCGACTGCGTTGATAGGGTGCGATATGACGCATGTAATATGCGAGAGGGACGCCGCTCCCGTCATCAAGAGCTACTCGCCGAACCTGATGGTCCATCCGTACCTGAGAACGGGCCAGCTGGGAGAGATGTCCAAGATCAAGTCGCTGGTCTCGCGGGTGCACGTCCTCGTGATAGGGCCCGGTCTGGGCAGAGACGACGGGATGCTCGGCTCCGTCAAGGAGATCATCAGGACTGTGCTGGACGACCATAAGGGCCAGATCCCGATCGTGATAGACGCCGACGGTCTGTATCTGATCTCGCACGACCAGGAGACGAGGGAGATGCTGGCACGCTTCCCGCGGGGCAGGGTCATCATAACGCCGAACGTGGTCGAGTTCAAGCGCATAAAGGACGCCGTAGGCGGGGACTCCGGGTCTCTCGAAGCCGGCGCCTACGTCGCCAGCAAACTGCAGTGCATCGTCGTCGAGAAGGGCGGCGAagacaagatcttctcgCCGGAGCCCGCGCCAGGAGCGGCCGACGGCCGCTCCTGGCTCGTGAACTCCGTCGAGGGAAGCAACAAGAGGGTCGGAGGCCAGGGCGACACGCTTACGGGCATCATCGCCTGCATGCTGGCGTTCAGTCGAGCAAGATACGACTTCAAGCTGTGTGGAGACGACGCGGAAAAGTGTGACCCGAGGATGGAATGGCTAGACTATGCGATGCTCAGCTGCTACGTGGGAAGCACCGTCACTCGCGAATGCGCAAAGCTGGCCTACAAGGCCAAGAAACGGGCCATGCAGACCATGGACATGAACGACCGTGTCGGGGAAGTGTACGACAAGCTCTTTGGATAG
- a CDS encoding RTA1 domain-containing protein, whose amino-acid sequence MDIATLLLEASKTNEVVDGGSPTSLYGGIVPNLAFNVAMLAIWGVLLGWHTLMIRYKQYWFSSAFVVAAILEVIGYAGRVRGHFDPSLESPYVMQQVCLTIAPVFMMRGVYYQLPKLIEIYGHRFSLLRSPAAYWYLFVAFDLVALPIQAAGGAVAARALINGTSPTQGVNTLIAGLSLQIASIVIFMALMGHLYYKVFIQTRLDHSGQSKLSLGLLKISQTEIDYLYRQKFSELRVSPDRWVFRYFPLAMVVAVATVFVRCCYRLAVVAADWHGNLITHENYFIVLDGVMISLGTVALSVFHPGFAFQGRHVSIPVTDGRVDPETVTKPGFRPEKEEAYIHSGQQGSPLYKLFMNRCRKIKNAFK is encoded by the coding sequence ATGGATATAGCAACGCTGCTGTTAGAAGCGAGTAAAACCAATGAAGTGGTTGATGGCGGGTCGCCCACCTCGCTGTATGGCGGTATAGTGCCAAATCTGGCGTTCAATGTGGCGATGTTGGCGATCTGGGGGGTGCTGCTGGGTTGGCATACGCTGATGATCCGGTACAAGCAGTATTGGTTCTCGTCGGCGTTTGTGGTAGCGGCGATCCTGGAAGTGATTGGGTATGCTGGCAGGGTGCGGGGCCATTTTGACCCGTCCCTTGAGTCTCCATATGTGATGCAGCAGGTGTGTTTGACGATTGCACCAGTGTTCATGATGCGCGGCGTGTACTACCAGTTGCCGAAGTTGATCGAGATCTACGGCCACAGGTTTTCGCTGCTGCGCTCTCCAGCGGCGTATTGGTATCTGTTTGTCGCGTTTGACCTTGTAGCCCTGCCCATTCAGGCAGCAGGCGGTGCTGTGGCCGCCAGAGCGTTGATAAACGGTACCAGCCCGACCCAGGGCGTCAACACCCTTATCGCAGGCTTGTCGCTGCAGATTGCGTCGATCGTTATATTCATGGCTCTGATGGGCCATCTGTACTATAAGGTTTTTATCCAGACCCGTCTGGACCACAGCGGCCAGTCCAAGTTGAGTCTTGGCTTGCTGAAGATCAGCCAAACTGAGATCGATTATCTTTACAGACAAAAGTTCAGCGAACTCAGAGTAAGTCCTGACCGTTGGGTGTTCCGTTATTTCCCTCTAGCTATGGTCGTTGCAGTCGCTACGGTCTTTGTTCGTTGCTGCTATCGTCTTGCGGTCGTTGCCGCGGACTGGCACGGCAATCTTATCACACATGAGAACTACTTCATCGTTCTCGATGGCGTCATGATCTCACTCGGCACTGTGGCTTTATCCGTATTCCATCCAGGCTTCGCATTCCAAGGAAGACATGTCTCTATTCCTGTCACAGATGGGCGTGTCGATCCAGAGACCGTTACGAAGCCGGGGTTCAGGCCGGAGAAAGAGGAAGCCTACATTCACTCTGGTCAGCAAGGTTCGCCGCTATACAAGCTCTTTATGAATCGTTGTCggaagatcaagaacgcCTTCAAGTGA
- the MCR1 gene encoding cytochrome-b5 reductase (ancestral locus Anc_5.255) — MVIVSSTALQDIPTRILARNQCQMFGAISRSNRRIVPLAIGGAAIACSAYYAARMFTPVRNESSAVFVGDDKWIALPLSKVEDLSHDTKRFTFDLPGEDSTTGLTLCSALLAKFVTAKGNNVIRPYTPVSDLSRKGSFQLVIKHYKDGKMTSHLFGLKPSDTVLFKGPIKKWQWKENSFDSIVLLGAGTGINPLFQLVHHLSENPNEKTEIHLFYGNKTPQDILLKKELDELQKKHPDRLKISYFVDKKDGEFEGETGFITKEYLEKHAPKPSEKTHVFVCGPPPFMKAYSGEKVSPMDQGELVGILKDLGYSKDQVFKF; from the coding sequence ATGGTTATAGTATCTTCAACTGCCCTTCAGGACATCCCAACCAGGATTTTAGCTAGAAATCAGTGTCAGATGTTTGGTGCCATCTCGAGAAGCAACAGGAGGATTGTTCCGCTCGCCATCGGTGGTGCTGCGATTGCATGTTCAGCGTACTACGCTGCTAGGATGTTCACTCCGGTCAGAAACGAATCGTCTGCGGTGTTTGTTGGCGACGACAAGTGGATTGCATTGCCATTGTCCAAGGTGGAGGACCTTTCGCATGACACCAAGAGATTTACGTTTGATCTGCCAGGTGAGGACTCGACTACGGGGTTGACTCTTTGCTCGGCGTTGCTGGCCAAGTTCGTTACTGCCAAGGGCAACAATGTGATCAGACCTTACACGCCCGTGAGCGATCTCTCCAGAAAGGGTTCGTTCCAATTGGTGATCAAGCATTACAAGGACGGCAAGATGACCAGCCATCTTTTCGGTTTGAAGCCTTCAGACACGGTTCTTTTCAAGGGCCCAATCAAGAAGTGGCAGTGGAAGGAGAACTCTTTCGACTCGATCGTGTTGTTGGGCGCCGGTACCGGTATCAATCCCTTGTTCCAACTGGTGCACCATCTGTCCGAAAACCCAAACGAGAAGACCGAGATACACCTGTTCTACGGTAACAAGACGCCACAGGAcatcttgttgaagaaggagttGGACGAgttgcagaagaagcacCCAGACCGGCTCAAGATCAGCTACTTCGTCGATAAGAAGGACGGCGAATTTGAGGGCGAGACGGGCTTCATCACTAAGGAGTACCTCGAAAAGCATGCTCCAAAGCCATCTGAGAAGACTCACGTCTTTGTCTGCGGTCCACCACCTTTCATGAAGGCTTACTCTGGCGAAAAGGTCTCGCCAATGGACCAAGGCGAGCTGGTGGGCATCTTGAAGGATCTCGGTTACTCCAAGGACCAGGTCTTCAAGTTCTAG
- the GYP6 gene encoding GTPase-activating protein GYP6 (ancestral locus Anc_5.258): protein MDLKQLTIDKYETREKLVLSGIWGGEIYKTANLAAGNGRGWLWKTLVIDGDADVEEPVEVPSLEHNVEGSSQGRKPRVRKQKSIRRLTPIDVARHPLRIPATDGEAGTGEDDRTCLQEKLEIIDLDLSRLMLHDIFQQDQVHSEMRQILYNYLLRNEEDSSYKQGYHELLGMIYLQLHTDEREDLGAGQRKMRLRNALCIFEKLMKHMTLFYNETRLIQWEEKEFRPILSTCCPRLYDIFCSDDNHTNLLWLIRWTRLLFMRELPRDYTLIIWDHLFTGLYPVHTLVACLIVVLLLNNYRLLVEEVEDHNDLVELMLHFQSRITSMVDCIELCKMAGNLCELWYTQDVDSMKLICDNFLKIKFNVDREPDREERIDPNRRRIEEKLRRRVKQTLLPKRKTLNK from the coding sequence ATGGATTTGAAGCAGCTAACGATTGACAAGTATGAAACTAGGGAAAAGCTGGTTTTGAGCGGGATCTGGGGCGGAGAGATATACAAGACTGCGAACTTGGCCGCTGGGAATGGGCGGGGATGGCTTTGGAAGACGTTAGTGATCGACGGCGACGCCGACGTAGAAGAACCAGTAGAAGTACCGAGCTTGGAGCACAACGTGGAAGGGTCGTCCCAAGGAAGAAAGCCCAGAGTTCGAAAGCAAAAGAGTATCAGAAGATTAACACCAATTGACGTTGCAAGACATCCTCTTCGGATCCCAGCGACAGACGGGGAAGCAGGAACGGGTGAAGACGATCGCACCTGTTTGCAGGAGAAGCTAGAAATAATAGACCTCGACCTGTCGAGGTTGATGCTGCACGATATCTTCCAGCAGGATCAGGTCCATTCGGAGATGCGTCAGATCCTTTACAATTACCTGCTCAGGAACGAGGAAGACTCGTCATACAAGCAGGGATATCACGAGCTACTGGGCATGATTTACTTGCAGCTGCATACGGACGAGAGGGAGGATCTTGGCGCCGGccagaggaagatgaggcTGAGAAATGCTCTCTGCATCTTTGAGAAACTCATGAAACACATGACTCTTTTCTACAACGAGACCCGACTAATCCAATGggaggagaaagaatttaGGCCGATCCTCAGCACCTGCTGTCCACGGCTCTACGATATTTTCTGCTCTGATGATAACCACACCAACCTGTTGTGGCTAATACGCTGGACAAGATTGCTGTTCATGCGGGAACTGCCGCGCGACTACACGCTGATCATATGGGACCATCTTTTCACCGGCCTATACCCTGTCCATACGCTTGTCGCGTGTCTAATCGTGGTCCTGCTGCTCAACAACTACAGACTGCTCGTAGAAGAAGTGGAGGATCATAACGACCTGGTCGAGCTCATGTTGCACTTCCAATCCAGAATCACCTCCATGGTCGACTGCATCGAACTTTGCAAGATGGCTGGCAACCTTTGCGAGCTCTGGTACACGCAGGACGTCGACTCCATGAAATTGATATGTGACAATttcctcaagatcaagTTCAACGTTGACCGAGAGCCGGACCGCGAAGAGAGGATAGACCCGAACAGAAGACGAATAGAAGAGAAGTTGCGTAGGCGCGTTAAACAGACATTATTGCCAAAAAGAAAAACACTAAATAAATGA
- the GPM1 gene encoding phosphoglycerate mutase GPM1 (ancestral locus Anc_5.257), which produces MPKLVLIRHGQSEWNEKNLFTGWVDVKLSAVGEKEAARAGELLKEKNVKPDVLYTSKLTRAIQTANIALANADRAWIPVHRSWRLNERHYGALQGKDKAETLEKYGEEKFTTWRRSFDIPPPEIEASSPYSQKNDERYKDVDPNVLPQTESLKLVIDRMLPFWEDVIAKDLLAGKVVLVTAHGNSLRGLVKHLENISDADIAKLNIPTGIPLVFELDENLKPTKPFYYLDPEAAAAGAAAVAAQGKKK; this is translated from the coding sequence ATGCCAAAGCTAGTCCTTATCAGACACGGTCAATCCGAATGGAACGAGAAGAACTTGTTCACCGGTTGGGTGGACGTCAAGTTGTCTGCTGTCGGTGAGAAGGAGGCCGCCAGAGCCGGTgaattgttgaaggagaagaacGTCAAGCCAGATGTTCTTTACACATCCAAGTTGACCAGAGCTATTCAGACCGCTAACATTGCGTTGGCCAACGCGGACAGAGCGTGGATCCCAGTTCACAGATCGTGGAGATTGAACGAGAGACACTACGGTGCGCTACAGGGTAAGGACAAGGCCGAGACTTTGGAGAAGTACGGTGAAGAGAAGTTCACCACGTGGAGAAGATCGTTCGACATCCCACCACCAGAGATCGAGGCTTCGTCGCCATACTCTCAGAAGAACGACGAGAGATACAAGGACGTCGATCCAAACGTGTTGCCACAAACGGAGTCTTTGAAGTTGGTGATCGACAGAATGTTGCCATTCTGGGAAGATGTGATCGCCAAGGACCTCTTGGCAGGTAAGGTTGTGCTAGTCACCGCGCACGGTAACTCTTTGAGAGGTTTGGTCAAGCACTTGGAGAACATCTCCGATGCCGACATTGCCAAGCTGAACATCCCAACTGGTATCCCATTGGTGTTCGAGTTGGACGAAAACTTGAAGCCAACTAAGCCATTTTACTACTTGGACCCAGAGGCTGCCGCCGCTGGTGCTGCCGCCGTTGCCGCTCAAGGTAAGAAGAAATAA